A genome region from Methanobacterium subterraneum includes the following:
- the glnA gene encoding type I glutamate--ammonia ligase: MQDKIGKVIEDIERCGTKFVRMQFVDIHGTPKNMAIPLVKPDDIEDIIKDGLLFDGSSVEGFVDINDSDLVIKPDPDTFSALPWRPEEKGVCRFICDIYWPDGTPFEGDPRYILKKTLEKAQKMGYEYNVGPEPEFFIVDVDEEGTVYPHDEGVYFDVEPVDQGTDMRRELVLGLEELNFDVEVSHHEVGPGQHEIDFKFDHALKTADAVITFKQAIKAIADKLGSMVTFMPKPFFGVNGSGMHCHQSLFKDGKNVFFDADTETQLSDEALYFTGGLLKHSKALSAIVAPSVNSYKRLVPGYEAPVYIAYGLRNRSTLVRIPASRGNGTRVEFRCPDPSCNPYLAFAAMLEAGMDGIDNKIHPGEPTEIDVFELSPEELAPLGIDTLPSSLWEAYHALEKDEVVKASLGDHVYNQFMALKRKEWDDYRIQVFQYELEKYLQI; encoded by the coding sequence TTGCAAGACAAAATTGGAAAAGTAATTGAAGATATTGAAAGATGCGGGACTAAATTCGTTAGGATGCAATTCGTGGACATACACGGAACTCCTAAAAACATGGCTATTCCCCTGGTAAAACCAGACGACATTGAAGACATTATCAAAGATGGACTATTATTTGACGGTTCATCTGTTGAAGGATTTGTGGACATTAACGATAGTGACCTGGTAATCAAACCAGACCCTGACACATTCTCAGCCCTACCATGGAGACCAGAAGAAAAGGGAGTATGCCGGTTCATATGTGACATCTACTGGCCGGATGGAACACCCTTCGAAGGAGATCCAAGATACATACTGAAAAAGACCCTGGAAAAAGCCCAAAAAATGGGTTACGAATACAACGTGGGCCCTGAACCAGAGTTCTTTATAGTGGATGTTGATGAAGAAGGAACCGTATACCCCCATGATGAGGGTGTTTATTTCGATGTGGAACCCGTAGACCAGGGAACTGACATGAGAAGGGAACTGGTCCTGGGACTGGAAGAACTGAACTTCGACGTGGAAGTAAGCCACCACGAAGTCGGCCCCGGACAGCACGAAATCGACTTCAAATTCGACCACGCTTTAAAAACTGCTGATGCTGTTATCACCTTTAAACAGGCAATCAAAGCAATAGCAGACAAACTTGGTTCAATGGTCACCTTCATGCCCAAACCATTCTTCGGAGTGAACGGTAGCGGAATGCACTGCCACCAGAGCCTATTCAAAGATGGTAAAAACGTGTTTTTTGATGCTGACACCGAAACCCAGCTTTCAGATGAAGCATTGTACTTCACTGGAGGTTTACTCAAACATTCCAAAGCTCTGTCTGCCATTGTGGCCCCTTCAGTTAACTCCTACAAACGACTAGTACCGGGATACGAAGCCCCAGTGTATATTGCCTACGGACTCAGAAACAGATCCACCCTGGTCAGGATCCCTGCATCCCGTGGCAACGGTACCCGTGTGGAATTCAGATGCCCCGACCCATCCTGTAACCCCTACCTGGCCTTCGCAGCCATGTTAGAAGCAGGTATGGATGGTATTGACAACAAGATCCACCCTGGAGAACCAACTGAAATCGATGTATTTGAATTAAGCCCAGAAGAACTGGCACCACTGGGCATCGACACCCTCCCATCCAGCCTATGGGAAGCATACCACGCCCTGGAAAAGGATGAAGTAGTTAAAGCATCACTGGGAGACCATGTCTACAACCAGTTCATGGCTTTAAAAAGAAAAGAATGGGATGACTACCGGATCCAGGTATTCCAGTACGAACTGGAAAAATACTTGCAGATCTAA
- a CDS encoding HesA/MoeB/ThiF family protein: MATEYNKETYWEILDRQKGIITKEDQVKLLNSLITVVGCGGIGGATTEMLARMGFGKLKIVDKDVFEISNINRQLMSSLESVGMQKTHVTKERLESLNPSVEVEVFNEELTDKNVLEILKGSQIVVDALDNLLTRIIISRCTEKLDIPFVHGAIHGTMGQITVFNRSTPKYEDLFKLPSHGKELTDEIVEQVSNLSKEVPPVIGPVPNIVGCLQAFEVVKIITGKGSPIMAPCVLMFDLMKEESFSVVRF; this comes from the coding sequence ATGGCCACTGAATACAATAAAGAAACTTACTGGGAAATATTAGACCGGCAGAAGGGAATCATCACTAAAGAGGACCAGGTCAAGCTTTTAAACTCTCTGATTACTGTTGTTGGTTGTGGGGGAATTGGTGGAGCCACCACTGAGATGCTGGCCAGAATGGGATTTGGAAAACTTAAAATCGTTGATAAAGATGTTTTTGAAATTTCCAACATCAACCGGCAGCTCATGAGCAGTTTAGAAAGTGTGGGAATGCAAAAAACACATGTAACTAAAGAAAGACTTGAATCTTTAAATCCTTCGGTAGAGGTTGAAGTATTCAATGAGGAGTTAACTGATAAAAACGTTTTGGAAATATTAAAGGGCAGTCAAATCGTGGTTGATGCCCTGGACAACCTTTTAACCCGTATAATAATCAGCAGATGCACTGAAAAATTAGATATTCCCTTCGTCCACGGAGCCATACACGGCACAATGGGTCAGATTACTGTTTTCAACCGTTCCACACCTAAATATGAAGATTTATTTAAATTACCATCACACGGGAAAGAATTAACTGATGAAATCGTTGAACAAGTATCAAATCTTTCTAAAGAGGTTCCACCAGTCATTGGGCCGGTACCCAACATCGTGGGATGCCTTCAGGCCTTTGAAGTTGTGAAAATTATTACAGGTAAAGGAAGTCCCATAATGGCCCCATGTGTATTAATGTTTGATTTGATGAAGGAAGAATCATTTTCAGTGGTTCGTTTTTGA
- a CDS encoding transposase, whose product MKSENLVPKLFVPDEEKAMDFLRHVRWSSGVYCPVCKSFEVYNRGVQGKSRRYSCNSCGLNFSDLTGTVFANKKLPVGEIFYIIMNLDKKSVQRLSDELGHKWDSVYRVAHEFRESLMDKSTDPVLKGDVEIDEMYQSAGEKGLKKLSKD is encoded by the coding sequence ATGAAATCCGAAAATTTAGTTCCAAAATTGTTTGTTCCAGATGAAGAAAAGGCCATGGATTTTTTACGACATGTGAGGTGGTCTAGTGGAGTTTATTGTCCGGTGTGCAAATCTTTTGAAGTTTATAATCGGGGTGTTCAGGGTAAATCACGGCGCTATTCTTGCAATAGTTGTGGATTGAATTTTAGTGACCTTACTGGAACGGTATTTGCCAATAAAAAGCTTCCTGTGGGTGAGATATTTTATATCATTATGAATTTGGATAAAAAAAGTGTTCAAAGGCTTTCAGATGAGTTAGGTCATAAGTGGGATAGTGTTTATCGTGTAGCGCATGAATTTAGAGAAAGTTTGATGGATAAATCCACGGATCCTGTTTTGAAGGGTGATGTGGAAATAGATGAGATGTATCAATCTGCAGGTGAAAAGGGTTTAAAAAAACTATCCAAGGACTAG
- a CDS encoding methanogenesis marker 8 protein — translation MDEHVMEALGKAKVIIKGGKVVDIGEPLIDYCPLFHKYRGIEKLTPQVIKENMEFRIDDFGMCTGQRKMKMADFLSFGISETLGTLLDEKVIQCAVIVCEGCGTVIVEDPELVQGIGGRISGIISTSPINEVINVVGSNKVLNPENAQINQVKGVIKAIRDGYTKIGVTVASAEDAGKIREIESENKDVEIYIFTVHTTGLSFKDAESLFEDADVITACASLQLRKIAEKKDVFSVGASIPIYAASEDGEKFLKMRIEKIGGLKDKKDAKIPNPLI, via the coding sequence GTGGATGAACATGTTATGGAGGCTCTTGGAAAGGCAAAAGTGATTATAAAGGGAGGTAAAGTGGTCGACATTGGAGAACCCCTGATTGATTACTGTCCTTTGTTCCATAAATACAGGGGAATAGAAAAACTCACTCCTCAAGTAATTAAAGAGAACATGGAGTTTCGTATTGATGATTTTGGTATGTGCACCGGTCAAAGGAAAATGAAGATGGCTGATTTCCTTTCCTTCGGTATATCAGAAACATTAGGCACATTGCTGGATGAAAAAGTCATCCAGTGTGCAGTGATAGTATGTGAAGGATGTGGCACAGTAATTGTGGAGGACCCAGAACTGGTGCAGGGAATAGGTGGCAGAATTTCTGGAATAATTAGCACCAGCCCCATAAATGAAGTAATCAATGTTGTGGGTAGTAATAAAGTACTAAACCCGGAAAATGCCCAAATTAATCAAGTTAAAGGGGTTATTAAAGCTATTAGGGATGGTTACACTAAAATTGGCGTGACTGTGGCTTCTGCAGAGGATGCGGGTAAGATTCGGGAAATTGAAAGTGAGAATAAAGATGTAGAAATATATATATTCACAGTTCACACCACTGGTCTTTCATTTAAGGATGCCGAATCCCTCTTTGAAGATGCGGATGTGATCACTGCCTGTGCATCACTGCAGTTAAGAAAAATTGCGGAAAAAAAGGATGTATTCTCTGTTGGAGCGTCAATACCTATTTACGCAGCCAGTGAGGATGGTGAAAAGTTCCTTAAAATGAGAATAGAAAAAATTGGTGGATTAAAGGATAAAAAAGATGCTAAAATTCCGAATCCTTTAATTTAA
- a CDS encoding CBS domain-containing protein, whose amino-acid sequence MIKKLHAQDIMIQEVHVTSPNDLVAAAKLKMMRCNVGGLPVVDEKQLVGIITHRDVLLAGGESLGLKVGDLMSKNLEVVDKETPIMVITRIMADKGYQRIPVVEDGNLVGLITQSSLIRALADSGE is encoded by the coding sequence ATGATAAAAAAACTGCATGCTCAGGATATCATGATTCAGGAAGTGCATGTTACCTCCCCCAATGACTTGGTAGCGGCTGCCAAACTGAAGATGATGCGCTGCAATGTGGGAGGCCTGCCAGTAGTGGATGAAAAACAGTTGGTGGGAATAATAACCCACCGAGATGTTTTATTAGCAGGGGGAGAATCTCTCGGCCTGAAAGTGGGGGATTTAATGAGCAAAAATCTAGAGGTAGTGGATAAAGAAACTCCTATAATGGTTATTACCCGAATAATGGCTGATAAGGGTTACCAGAGAATCCCAGTAGTGGAAGATGGTAATTTAGTAGGGCTCATAACCCAGAGCTCACTGATCCGTGCACTGGCAGATTCCGGAGAATGA
- the thiC gene encoding phosphomethylpyrimidine synthase produces the protein MTQLYQAGKGQITDEIRKVAEYEGIDVQKLTRRVAKGHVVIPTNKNRNTKPCGVGRGLRTKINANLGSSPELENVQLEVNKAKVAVEYGADALMDLSTGPKFRAVRQAIMESTDLPIGTVPIYQAGITASQEKEAVVNMDEDDMFQAIENQAREGVDFMTVHSGITLDTVEKVKRSERIMGVVSRGGAFLTAWILHNQEENPLYKNYDYLLEIAREHDITISLGDGLRPGCLADASDIPQIGELLILGDLVKRAREADVQVMVEGPGHVPLNQVEANMQIQKTVCKGAPFYVLGPIVTDLAPGYDHITSAIGGALAARAGADFLCYVTPAEHLSIPGLQDVKEGVIASKIAAQAADVAIGLKSAWDKEMGMARARKNFQWEKQYQLAFDPEKARKCRERKPTPESDMCTMCGEFCALRMVKDNL, from the coding sequence GTGACTCAGTTGTACCAGGCTGGCAAGGGCCAGATCACAGACGAAATACGAAAAGTAGCAGAATATGAAGGAATAGATGTTCAAAAACTCACACGTAGAGTTGCTAAAGGTCATGTGGTGATTCCTACCAATAAAAATAGGAACACCAAACCCTGTGGAGTGGGTAGAGGACTCCGTACCAAAATCAACGCCAATCTAGGATCTTCCCCTGAACTGGAAAATGTTCAGTTGGAGGTAAACAAGGCCAAAGTTGCAGTAGAATACGGTGCTGATGCACTGATGGATCTTTCCACCGGACCAAAATTCCGTGCAGTGCGCCAAGCAATAATGGAATCTACTGATCTTCCCATAGGTACTGTGCCCATATACCAAGCAGGAATCACGGCTTCCCAGGAAAAAGAAGCAGTGGTTAACATGGATGAAGATGACATGTTCCAGGCTATTGAAAACCAGGCCCGGGAAGGTGTGGACTTCATGACTGTGCACAGTGGCATCACCCTGGATACAGTGGAGAAAGTCAAAAGATCAGAAAGAATTATGGGAGTAGTAAGCCGTGGAGGGGCGTTTTTAACTGCATGGATACTCCATAACCAGGAAGAAAACCCATTATACAAAAATTATGATTACCTCCTGGAAATTGCCCGGGAACATGATATTACCATTTCATTAGGTGATGGCCTCCGACCCGGATGTCTGGCTGATGCTTCAGACATACCGCAAATTGGTGAGCTCCTTATACTGGGAGATCTGGTTAAACGTGCCAGAGAGGCCGATGTACAGGTCATGGTAGAAGGACCAGGACACGTACCCCTAAACCAGGTGGAAGCCAACATGCAAATCCAGAAAACAGTCTGTAAAGGTGCTCCTTTTTATGTTTTAGGGCCAATTGTAACTGATCTAGCACCAGGATATGATCACATAACATCTGCCATTGGTGGTGCTCTGGCAGCCCGTGCCGGTGCTGATTTCTTATGTTACGTAACCCCTGCTGAACACCTCTCCATACCTGGCCTTCAAGATGTGAAAGAAGGTGTTATAGCATCAAAAATAGCTGCACAAGCTGCTGATGTTGCCATTGGGCTTAAAAGTGCATGGGATAAGGAGATGGGAATGGCCAGAGCTAGGAAAAATTTCCAGTGGGAAAAACAGTACCAGCTTGCATTTGACCCTGAAAAGGCTAGAAAATGCAGGGAAAGAAAACCTACTCCTGAAAGTGATATGTGTACAATGTGCGGTGAGTTCTGTGCCTTGAGGATGGTGAAGGACAACCTATAA
- a CDS encoding glutaredoxin family protein translates to MISKGGNQMLMQHVDGENKGKIVLFALSTCGWCKKTRMLLEDVGAEYDYVYLDLLQGDEKQEVIQQVEKWNPQLSFPTMVINDKETIVGFNEDKVREILG, encoded by the coding sequence ATGATATCTAAAGGAGGAAATCAAATGTTAATGCAACATGTTGATGGTGAAAACAAAGGTAAAATAGTCCTTTTTGCTTTAAGTACTTGCGGCTGGTGTAAAAAGACCCGAATGCTTCTGGAAGATGTGGGAGCTGAATATGACTATGTCTATCTTGACCTCCTCCAAGGAGATGAAAAACAGGAAGTAATCCAACAAGTGGAAAAATGGAACCCCCAACTTTCATTCCCCACAATGGTGATAAATGATAAAGAAACCATTGTGGGATTCAATGAAGATAAAGTGAGGGAGATATTGGGATGA
- a CDS encoding ferredoxin-thioredoxin reductase catalytic domain-containing protein yields MNPEDITANDVNTYYEKLKEDAKASGYHLNPDESFTKELLESILINQDRYGYGACPCRLASGVKEEDLDIICPCDYRDTDLDEFGACYCGLYISNEILQGKKKLTSIPERRPGPGERKSTKKITQKRSLGSLYLPVWRCKVCGYLCAREEPPEICPICKVEKERFERFI; encoded by the coding sequence ATGAACCCTGAGGATATCACTGCAAATGATGTGAATACTTATTATGAAAAGTTAAAAGAAGATGCAAAGGCTTCTGGTTATCATCTGAATCCTGATGAATCATTCACCAAGGAACTTCTGGAAAGCATCCTCATAAATCAGGATCGTTATGGCTACGGAGCATGTCCCTGTCGACTGGCATCTGGAGTCAAAGAAGAAGACCTGGATATCATATGTCCCTGTGATTATCGTGATACTGACCTGGATGAATTCGGAGCATGTTACTGTGGGTTATACATCTCCAATGAAATACTCCAAGGTAAAAAAAAGTTAACTTCAATACCCGAAAGAAGACCAGGACCTGGAGAACGCAAATCAACCAAAAAAATCACTCAAAAAAGATCTTTAGGTTCTCTATATCTTCCAGTGTGGAGATGTAAGGTTTGTGGGTATTTGTGTGCTCGTGAAGAACCTCCTGAAATATGTCCCATATGTAAAGTGGAAAAAGAAAGGTTTGAAAGGTTCATTTAA
- a CDS encoding helix-turn-helix transcriptional regulator, whose protein sequence is MDYMFELYEQVKDDMKFFIASDVRAKILISLRSGSKNLADLRKEIHLSSSTILHGMNQLEQKNFIFRESGNYSLSQTGEVVANKLIDVMRSFYSLNLCEGLFLNHDISCIPPELFKDIGCLEKSFIVKSTSTNIMRPQEVLSEFQSKSKNFKQLTSVYNPSSIQIFLETLEKDGNVQLIMTEGIIDKLIENAGKDKLEKWINDGQLQLMKIDEDVKISLTTGDNFIALGLFSADGAYDLNISLISHGEEAISWGNRLFDHYFQQATQVKMDALEIHDEILA, encoded by the coding sequence ATGGACTATATGTTTGAACTCTACGAGCAAGTTAAAGATGATATGAAGTTTTTTATAGCCTCTGATGTGCGGGCTAAAATATTAATAAGTTTAAGAAGTGGATCCAAGAATCTGGCTGATTTACGTAAGGAAATCCATTTAAGTTCATCCACCATTCTACATGGGATGAATCAACTGGAACAGAAAAATTTCATTTTCCGAGAATCAGGAAACTACTCCCTATCCCAAACCGGAGAAGTGGTAGCCAACAAACTAATCGATGTAATGAGATCCTTCTACTCCCTAAACCTATGTGAAGGACTGTTCTTAAACCATGACATCAGCTGCATACCCCCAGAACTCTTCAAAGATATAGGTTGTCTGGAAAAATCATTCATTGTCAAATCCACCAGCACCAATATCATGAGACCACAAGAGGTTTTATCCGAATTCCAATCAAAGAGCAAAAATTTCAAACAATTAACATCAGTTTATAACCCCTCAAGCATTCAGATTTTCCTGGAAACCCTTGAAAAAGATGGAAACGTTCAGTTAATCATGACTGAAGGAATTATTGACAAACTGATTGAAAATGCAGGGAAAGACAAACTGGAAAAATGGATCAATGATGGTCAGTTACAGTTAATGAAAATCGATGAAGATGTGAAGATCTCACTGACCACAGGAGATAACTTCATTGCTTTGGGCCTATTTTCAGCTGACGGAGCATATGATCTGAATATTTCCCTAATTAGTCATGGTGAAGAGGCTATTTCATGGGGGAACCGGTTATTTGATCATTATTTCCAACAAGCCACACAGGTTAAGATGGATGCACTGGAAATTCATGATGAAATCCTGGCCTGA
- a CDS encoding PAS domain S-box protein yields MAEEIRVLILEDVPLDAELIETQLKREGLQFTSKIVEKEDDYRRELVEFQPSIILADHSLPQFDGITAMNLAREITPNTPFIFVSGKIGEDFAVEMLKEGATDYVLKNNLSKLPHSVLRALKEAKEKLEKSVAEQALKEREEKYRTLFEYFPNYVVVLGLDGKIIDLNHAAAKFSPLSRDDTIGMYFTDLQSITGEDSTYYQELFSKYLKGEDVGPFESRLITREGEIRLMEIYPAPLLKNGELFAVQVIAQDITDRKKAETEINASLKEKEMLLGEINGRVRNYMNMISSLLELQSVYMKDEENREVLKDNKNRVKSMLLIHDGFSQSEDFALIDFSQYIKKIIELIISSYHVDTNRIKMKTRTDGLMLDIDAAIPCGLIINELLTNAVKHAFPGTSEGEISVEFGLDNHENNVLIVNDNGVGLSPDIGFKDSGTMGFQLVNTLVNQLDGSIILSRDKGTTFQIIWSESEY; encoded by the coding sequence ATGGCTGAAGAAATAAGAGTTCTAATACTAGAGGATGTGCCATTGGACGCTGAACTTATAGAAACTCAGCTTAAGCGAGAAGGTCTCCAATTCACATCTAAAATCGTGGAAAAAGAAGATGATTACCGGAGAGAACTGGTGGAGTTCCAGCCGAGCATCATCCTGGCAGATCATTCCTTACCTCAATTTGATGGAATCACGGCCATGAACCTGGCCAGGGAAATCACTCCCAACACGCCCTTCATCTTTGTAAGTGGAAAAATAGGTGAAGATTTCGCGGTAGAAATGTTAAAAGAGGGCGCAACAGACTATGTTCTTAAAAATAACCTCTCAAAATTACCTCATTCTGTTTTAAGGGCTTTGAAAGAGGCTAAAGAAAAACTTGAAAAATCAGTTGCGGAACAGGCTCTTAAAGAACGTGAAGAAAAATACCGGACTCTTTTTGAATACTTCCCTAATTACGTGGTTGTCCTAGGATTGGATGGTAAAATAATCGATCTCAACCATGCTGCGGCAAAGTTCAGCCCACTCTCCCGCGATGACACTATTGGTATGTACTTCACTGATCTCCAGTCCATTACTGGGGAAGATTCTACCTACTATCAGGAATTATTTTCCAAGTATCTAAAAGGAGAAGATGTGGGTCCATTTGAGTCACGTTTAATTACCCGGGAAGGCGAAATACGCTTAATGGAAATTTATCCGGCTCCTTTACTTAAAAATGGGGAATTATTTGCAGTTCAAGTCATAGCACAAGATATCACCGATCGTAAAAAGGCAGAAACAGAAATAAATGCATCTTTAAAGGAAAAAGAGATGCTTTTGGGTGAAATCAATGGAAGGGTTAGAAATTATATGAACATGATCTCCAGCCTGCTGGAACTACAATCAGTGTACATGAAAGATGAGGAAAACCGGGAAGTTCTGAAGGATAATAAAAACCGGGTTAAATCAATGCTACTCATCCACGATGGATTCTCCCAATCTGAAGATTTTGCTCTAATAGATTTTTCCCAGTACATTAAGAAAATTATAGAACTCATTATCAGTTCTTACCACGTTGACACAAACCGGATAAAGATGAAAACACGGACAGATGGTTTAATGTTGGACATTGATGCCGCTATACCCTGTGGACTGATCATCAACGAACTCCTGACCAATGCGGTGAAACATGCCTTCCCTGGAACCAGTGAAGGAGAAATATCCGTGGAGTTCGGTCTGGATAACCATGAAAACAATGTTTTGATTGTTAACGATAATGGTGTGGGGCTTTCTCCAGATATTGGATTTAAGGATAGTGGAACCATGGGATTCCAGCTGGTGAATACCTTGGTAAACCAGTTAGACGGGAGTATAATACTTTCCAGAGATAAGGGAACCACTTTCCAGATTATCTGGTCTGAATCTGAATATTAA
- a CDS encoding ATP-dependent DNA ligase: MLYKDLVEVYQDLDSTTKRLEKTDILAKFLSKVGDEEPELLPIVTLLCLGRIFPTWSEEELGIGSKLLMKAISQAVGVSPEDVENRMRDTGDIGEAAEELYLKKSQVTLFSRPITIGKVHRNLVKMAEISGNRAQYKKIDYLMELLSSASPAEAKYITRTVLEELRVGVGEGTIRDAISQAFNIPKEVTERAHMLTNDMGLVAEVARMEGGEGLRKLTLKPGKPVKPMLAQLSPSITESVGEMGWAICETKYDGIRVQIHRHGDKIDIFTRRLENISLALPEISDYIEKSLPHEDFIVEGEIIASRDGKPISFQYMLQRVRRKYEIDKMVSKIPLTVYLFDVLYYHRPVLDEPLQERRKTLESIVKVLEGKLELSAQVKVTLEEIGKAQDLFETSIKGGHEGIMIKDPHAPYMPGIRGKKMLKLKAEPETLDLVVVGGTYGNGKRAHLIGSYLMALQDEDNQLKPLAYAATGLDDQTLLELSEMVEPLIISKKGRQVKIEPSIIMEIAFSEIVESPESETGYSLRFPVVKRIRNDLGLDEIDTLERIESIFRNSEKT, from the coding sequence ATGCTTTACAAGGATTTAGTGGAAGTTTACCAGGATCTGGACTCCACCACCAAGCGTCTGGAAAAGACTGATATTTTGGCCAAATTTTTGTCTAAAGTAGGGGATGAAGAACCTGAACTCCTACCTATAGTAACCCTACTATGTCTGGGTCGAATTTTTCCCACTTGGAGTGAGGAAGAACTGGGAATCGGATCAAAATTACTGATGAAAGCCATTTCACAGGCAGTTGGAGTTTCTCCTGAGGATGTGGAGAATCGTATGCGGGACACGGGGGATATTGGTGAGGCTGCAGAGGAATTATATCTCAAAAAAAGCCAGGTAACCCTGTTCAGCCGACCAATAACCATAGGAAAAGTACACCGTAATCTGGTGAAGATGGCTGAAATTTCAGGTAACCGGGCCCAATACAAAAAAATAGACTATTTAATGGAGCTATTGTCATCAGCATCCCCTGCAGAGGCCAAGTACATCACCCGAACCGTACTGGAAGAACTACGTGTTGGTGTGGGGGAAGGAACCATCCGTGATGCAATTTCACAGGCATTTAACATACCCAAAGAAGTTACAGAACGAGCACATATGTTAACTAACGACATGGGATTGGTAGCGGAGGTGGCCCGGATGGAAGGTGGAGAAGGGCTGCGTAAACTAACTCTTAAACCTGGAAAACCAGTAAAACCCATGCTGGCACAGTTATCTCCAAGCATAACTGAGAGTGTGGGGGAAATGGGCTGGGCCATCTGCGAAACTAAATATGATGGGATAAGGGTTCAAATTCACCGGCATGGTGATAAAATAGATATTTTCACCAGAAGGCTGGAAAATATCAGCCTGGCACTTCCTGAAATCTCTGACTACATTGAAAAATCCCTTCCACACGAGGATTTCATTGTGGAGGGTGAAATAATCGCCAGTCGGGATGGTAAACCCATATCATTCCAGTACATGCTGCAAAGAGTGCGTAGGAAATATGAAATCGATAAAATGGTTTCTAAAATCCCTTTAACTGTTTATCTATTTGATGTGCTCTATTATCATAGGCCCGTTCTTGATGAACCTCTCCAAGAACGGAGAAAAACCTTAGAATCAATAGTAAAAGTGTTGGAAGGTAAACTAGAGCTTTCTGCCCAGGTTAAAGTCACTCTCGAGGAGATAGGGAAGGCTCAGGACCTCTTTGAAACATCAATTAAGGGTGGTCATGAGGGTATAATGATCAAAGACCCTCATGCACCATACATGCCAGGTATAAGGGGTAAGAAGATGCTAAAATTGAAGGCAGAACCGGAAACCCTGGATCTGGTGGTGGTGGGTGGAACCTACGGAAATGGCAAGCGAGCTCATCTCATTGGATCCTATCTTATGGCTCTTCAGGATGAGGACAACCAGCTCAAGCCCCTGGCTTACGCTGCAACTGGTTTGGATGATCAAACATTGTTGGAGCTTTCTGAAATGGTAGAACCTCTAATAATCAGTAAAAAAGGTAGGCAAGTGAAGATCGAACCATCCATAATCATGGAAATTGCCTTCAGTGAAATAGTGGAAAGCCCGGAATCCGAAACAGGATATTCACTACGGTTCCCGGTGGTTAAAAGGATTCGTAACGACTTAGGGTTGGATGAGATTGATACTCTGGAGAGAATTGAATCAATCTTCAGGAACTCAGAGAAAACTTGA
- a CDS encoding exodeoxyribonuclease VII large subunit: MEDKKIFRLALFTTILGLVGMIFSANYITPQEVQIKDMDRGMLDKEVSVEGLVTGVSQSQKGGTYFLELMDGTGKTKVVIFESAASEIQKTSVNIENFNKRRVRIVGKVTEYQGSLEVVLKDASSLKIIT; this comes from the coding sequence ATGGAAGACAAGAAAATCTTCAGACTGGCTTTATTCACTACTATTTTGGGGTTGGTGGGGATGATATTCTCAGCCAACTATATAACACCCCAGGAAGTTCAAATTAAAGATATGGACCGTGGAATGCTTGATAAAGAGGTTTCAGTTGAGGGATTGGTCACTGGAGTTAGCCAATCCCAGAAGGGTGGAACCTACTTCCTGGAGTTAATGGATGGCACTGGGAAAACCAAGGTGGTTATATTTGAAAGCGCGGCATCCGAAATCCAGAAAACCAGTGTAAACATTGAAAACTTTAATAAAAGACGTGTAAGGATTGTAGGGAAGGTCACTGAGTATCAGGGTAGTCTGGAAGTGGTACTCAAGGATGCTAGTTCACTAAAAATAATAACGTAA